The window CCGGCCATTGCATGGGCCGATCTCGACGGCGCAGGCTCAGCTGGGAGGGCGCGGTAGGACGCGGGGGGTTTTGTGAACTATCACTGGAACTGGCGCATCTTCTTCGATCCCGCGCCGAGCGGGACCGGCACCTATCTCGACATGCTGCTAGCGGGGCTGCTGCTGACCATCGAGACCGCGCTTTGCGCCTGGATCATCGCGCTGGCATTTGGATCGGTGGTCGGCGTACTGCGCACGCTGCCGTCGAAGACCGCGGCTAGCGTTGGCTTTGTGTGGGTCGAATTCTTCCGCAACATGCCGCTATTGGTGCAGCTCTTCATCTGGTTCTTCGTTTTGCCCGAACTGCTGCCGCGCACGTGGGGGCTGTGGCTGAAGCAGATGCCGCACGCGCCGTTCTACACCGCGGCAATCGGGATCGGACTGTTCATGTCGGCGCGCGTCGCCGAACAAACCCGCGCCGGCGTCAACTCGCTGCCGCGCGGCCAGAAACTGGCCGCGACCGCGCTCGGCCTGACCACCGCGCAGACCTATCGCTATGTGCTGCTGCCGATGGCGTTTCGTATCATCATGCCGCCGCTGACATCCGAATTTCTCTCGACCATCAAGAATACGTCGGTCGCCATCACCATCGGTCTGATCGAATTGACCGCGCAGGCCCGCGCGATGCAGGAATTCTCCTTTCAGGTGTTCGAAGCCTTTACCGCGGCGACCGTGCTGTACCTCCTGGTCAATATCGTCGTCGTCACCGCGATGCGCTTCCTCGAGCGCGCGATCGCGGTTCCCGGCTACATCACCGGGAAGTGAGCGGTAGCCATGTTCGCCAATTTCGATTTCGACGTCATCCGCCGCTCGCTCGGATATCTGTTCTTCGACGGCATG is drawn from Bradyrhizobium lablabi and contains these coding sequences:
- a CDS encoding amino acid ABC transporter permease, whose product is MNYHWNWRIFFDPAPSGTGTYLDMLLAGLLLTIETALCAWIIALAFGSVVGVLRTLPSKTAASVGFVWVEFFRNMPLLVQLFIWFFVLPELLPRTWGLWLKQMPHAPFYTAAIGIGLFMSARVAEQTRAGVNSLPRGQKLAATALGLTTAQTYRYVLLPMAFRIIMPPLTSEFLSTIKNTSVAITIGLIELTAQARAMQEFSFQVFEAFTAATVLYLLVNIVVVTAMRFLERAIAVPGYITGK